In Gemmobacter sp. 24YEA27, a genomic segment contains:
- a CDS encoding argininosuccinate lyase: MRLIASLAVTVLLAACGVAGEPKHPDEKVSFSGSLRLGASHSF; encoded by the coding sequence ATGCGTCTGATTGCGTCTCTCGCAGTGACTGTTCTTCTGGCCGCCTGCGGCGTCGCGGGCGAGCCAAAGCATCCTGACGAAAAGGTCAGCTTTTCGGGCAGCCTGAGGCTCGGCGCGAGCCATAGTTTCTGA
- a CDS encoding L,D-transpeptidase family protein: protein MLSPTGLLFRGRRFACTIGRGGISRDKREGDGATPFGLHHIVGGFYRPDRLARSAVPAWAEPLIPGDLWSDDSRDPAYNSHVRAPHGFSHEDLRRADPQYDLVLVTDWNWPDATPGRGSAIFLHSWRRPGWPTAGCVAFAQPDLLWIARRIRPGTRLIVPYFA from the coding sequence GTGCTGAGCCCTACAGGGCTTTTGTTCCGGGGTCGCCGTTTCGCCTGCACCATCGGGCGTGGCGGCATCTCGCGCGATAAACGTGAGGGCGATGGGGCGACGCCTTTCGGGCTGCATCATATCGTTGGCGGCTTCTACCGCCCCGACCGGCTGGCCCGGAGCGCTGTTCCTGCCTGGGCGGAACCGCTGATCCCGGGCGATCTCTGGTCAGATGACAGCCGCGATCCGGCCTATAATTCCCATGTCCGGGCGCCGCATGGTTTCTCGCATGAGGATCTGCGCCGCGCAGACCCGCAATATGATCTGGTGCTGGTCACCGACTGGAACTGGCCCGATGCGACACCCGGCCGGGGATCCGCGATCTTCCTGCATTCCTGGCGCCGCCCGGGCTGGCCCACCGCCGGCTGCGTCGCCTTTGCACAGCCCGATCTTTTGTGGATCGCGCGGCGCATCCGCCCCGGGACAAGGCTGATCGTGCCCTATTTCGCCTAG
- a CDS encoding DUF4175 domain-containing protein, translating into MAARQAPPNSDTATAAALNALKWPRRLTLAGLWAERLARAFWPLWTVLLLAFSAAAFGLHEVGTLLQVQIGLGLVALLALASLIWGFRKFRRPTSDEALIRLDASLPGRPIATLRDSQAIGADDAQSSAVWRVHLARMAEKARAARAVPPDLQLASRDRWSLRYVALTAAVMAALFGSFWRAAEVVAIGPGPAQAIPSGPVWEGWARPPAYTGKPVLYLNDITAGEFEVPVGSRIQIRVYGDNAEAQIEQTIAQVARPAPESPGSESQAAAAIPEGLKGLTELVVSQSGRLAIGGPGGRDWQVIATPDTAPTIAVSGEMGREADGRFKQEFKASDDYGVTAGRVTISLQPEKVTRRYGLEIDPEIWEPVTLDLPMPMKGNRTEITQTLVDDLSEHVFSNMPVSMVFTALDAAGNEGSAAPYEVTLPGKRFFDPMANAVIEMRRDILWNRENLPRALELLKAIGNRPEELTRSQNAAKRLRVLVRQADAMALPLTDGQRDEVVKELWDIAFMFEEGDLGNAFERLQRAQDQLEEAMRNGASPEEIDQLMKEMQQAMREYLKELGQQAQQNGDRQDGEGAQQGGQTITQDQLQQMLDEIERLMKEGKTAEAMALMEELRQLMENLQVQQGQGQGQGGEGQGQGTMKDLGETLKDQQGLSDDAYRDMQRGRNGQPGTDPGELADRQRELRDKLNEMQNGKLPGDGSEKGEEGRERLGEAERAMREAEEALRQGDLAGALDKQAEAMERLRQGMRDFGDALADLEREPGAEGGNQEPRDARRVDPNAVDPLGREPGDSARIGSDRNMVQNNPDQRAQELLDEIRRRSGEAGRPDAELDYLKRLLDLF; encoded by the coding sequence ATGGCAGCGCGACAGGCCCCGCCGAACAGCGACACCGCGACCGCAGCAGCGCTTAACGCGCTGAAATGGCCGCGTCGTCTGACGCTGGCGGGGCTTTGGGCCGAACGTCTGGCCCGTGCTTTCTGGCCGCTCTGGACCGTGCTTTTGCTGGCGTTTTCGGCGGCGGCTTTCGGGCTGCATGAGGTCGGAACGCTCTTGCAGGTGCAGATCGGGCTGGGGCTGGTGGCCCTTCTGGCGCTGGCCTCGCTGATCTGGGGCTTCCGGAAATTCCGCCGCCCGACTTCGGATGAGGCGCTGATCCGCCTTGATGCGTCGCTGCCCGGGCGCCCCATTGCGACTTTGCGCGACAGCCAGGCGATCGGGGCGGATGATGCGCAATCGTCGGCGGTCTGGCGGGTTCACCTGGCGCGGATGGCGGAAAAGGCCCGCGCGGCGCGCGCGGTGCCGCCGGATCTGCAACTCGCGTCACGTGACCGCTGGTCTTTGCGCTATGTTGCGCTCACGGCGGCGGTGATGGCGGCCCTGTTCGGATCGTTCTGGCGCGCGGCCGAAGTGGTGGCCATTGGCCCCGGCCCCGCCCAGGCCATTCCCTCCGGCCCGGTCTGGGAAGGCTGGGCGCGGCCCCCGGCCTATACCGGCAAGCCGGTGCTTTACCTCAATGACATCACGGCGGGCGAATTCGAGGTGCCGGTTGGCAGCCGCATCCAGATCCGCGTCTATGGCGACAACGCGGAGGCGCAGATCGAGCAGACCATCGCCCAGGTCGCTCGGCCCGCCCCGGAAAGCCCTGGCTCTGAAAGTCAGGCCGCCGCGGCGATCCCGGAAGGGCTGAAAGGCCTGACCGAGCTGGTGGTCAGCCAGTCTGGTCGCCTCGCCATTGGCGGCCCGGGCGGGCGCGACTGGCAGGTCATCGCCACGCCCGACACCGCGCCCACCATCGCCGTTTCGGGTGAGATGGGCCGCGAGGCGGATGGCCGGTTCAAACAGGAATTCAAGGCAAGCGACGATTACGGCGTCACCGCCGGCCGCGTGACGATCAGCCTGCAACCCGAGAAAGTCACCCGCCGCTACGGTCTGGAGATAGATCCGGAGATCTGGGAGCCGGTCACGCTCGACCTGCCGATGCCGATGAAGGGCAACCGGACCGAGATCACCCAGACGCTGGTCGATGATCTTTCGGAACATGTCTTCTCGAATATGCCGGTCAGCATGGTGTTCACCGCGCTCGACGCTGCCGGGAACGAGGGCAGCGCCGCGCCCTATGAGGTGACGCTGCCCGGCAAGCGCTTTTTCGATCCGATGGCCAATGCGGTGATCGAGATGCGGCGCGATATTCTGTGGAACCGCGAAAATCTGCCGCGCGCGCTGGAGCTCTTGAAAGCCATTGGCAACCGGCCCGAGGAACTGACGCGTTCGCAGAATGCCGCGAAACGGCTCAGGGTGCTGGTGCGCCAGGCCGATGCGATGGCGCTGCCGCTGACCGATGGGCAGCGTGACGAGGTGGTGAAAGAGCTTTGGGATATCGCCTTCATGTTCGAAGAGGGCGATCTGGGGAATGCTTTCGAGCGGCTGCAGCGCGCCCAGGACCAGCTGGAAGAGGCGATGCGCAATGGCGCGTCACCCGAAGAAATCGACCAGCTGATGAAAGAGATGCAGCAGGCGATGCGCGAATATCTCAAGGAACTGGGTCAGCAGGCGCAGCAGAATGGCGACCGCCAGGATGGAGAGGGCGCCCAGCAGGGTGGCCAGACCATCACCCAGGACCAGTTGCAGCAGATGCTCGACGAGATCGAGCGGCTGATGAAAGAGGGTAAGACCGCTGAAGCGATGGCGCTGATGGAAGAGCTTCGCCAGCTGATGGAGAACCTCCAGGTGCAGCAGGGCCAGGGCCAGGGACAGGGCGGTGAAGGCCAGGGCCAGGGCACGATGAAAGACCTTGGCGAGACTCTGAAAGACCAGCAGGGTCTCTCGGATGACGCCTACCGCGACATGCAGCGCGGCCGGAATGGTCAGCCGGGCACAGACCCGGGCGAACTGGCGGATCGTCAGCGCGAGCTTCGCGACAAGCTCAACGAGATGCAGAACGGCAAGTTGCCGGGCGACGGCTCGGAAAAGGGCGAAGAGGGGCGTGAGCGGCTGGGCGAGGCCGAACGCGCGATGCGCGAGGCCGAAGAGGCGCTGCGTCAGGGTGATCTTGCCGGCGCGCTCGACAAACAGGCCGAAGCGATGGAGCGGCTGCGTCAGGGCATGCGCGATTTCGGCGATGCGCTGGCCGATCTGGAACGCGAACCCGGGGCCGAAGGCGGCAACCAGGAGCCGCGCGACGCCCGCCGCGTGGACCCGAATGCGGTCGATCCGCTCGGGCGCGAGCCGGGCGATTCGGCCCGGATCGGGTCGGACCGCAATATGGTGCAGAACAACCCCGATCAGCGCGCGCAGGAGCTGCTGGACGAGATCCGCCGCCGGTCGGGCGAGGCGGGGCGCCCGGATGCCGAACTCGACTATCTGAAGCGCCTGCTTGATCTGTTCTGA
- a CDS encoding TlpA disulfide reductase family protein: protein MMRLFLAALYTALALGANAALAESAGGDVASLREGDMKKLQLHDAPIDLPAAELVTLDDTPASLEDYRGKWVVLNFWATWCAPCRAEMPSLNRLQLALPDIAVVPVATGRNEPAAISRFYAEAAITSLPVLRDPKSALSSRMGVMALPVTVILNPEGQEVARLIGDAEWDSVTAQSVLSALVASH, encoded by the coding sequence GTGATGCGGCTGTTTCTGGCGGCTCTTTATACCGCGCTGGCGCTTGGTGCAAATGCAGCACTTGCTGAGAGTGCGGGAGGCGACGTGGCCAGCCTGCGCGAGGGCGACATGAAGAAGCTCCAGCTGCATGACGCCCCGATCGACCTGCCTGCGGCAGAGCTGGTCACGCTCGACGACACGCCCGCCTCGCTGGAAGATTACCGCGGCAAATGGGTGGTTCTGAATTTCTGGGCAACCTGGTGCGCGCCCTGCCGGGCCGAAATGCCATCCCTGAACCGGCTGCAGCTGGCCCTGCCCGACATCGCCGTCGTGCCGGTCGCGACAGGCCGGAATGAGCCCGCCGCGATCAGCCGCTTTTACGCCGAAGCCGCGATCACCAGCCTGCCGGTCCTGCGCGACCCGAAATCTGCGCTTTCGAGCCGGATGGGGGTGATGGCCCTGCCGGTCACCGTGATCCTGAACCCGGAAGGCCAGGAGGTCGCCCGGCTGATCGGTGATGCGGAATGGGACAGCGTGACTGCGCAATCCGTGCTTTCAGCGCTTGTTGCCAGCCACTAG
- a CDS encoding cell division protein FtsX: MSPDARSDRVVPPSGHTAWLTSFTAAAMTFLCVFAMALSLASDRLAGRWSDALARTSTIRLSAPPAQMEQQTAAILTLLAATPGVEAARALTDAENRALLEPWFGAELPVEELPLPRLIEVTEADPGYDAEGLRQRLSAEAPGAVLDDHTRWRRPLAEAASKLRLLGLLSIVLIGTAMAAMVTLAASASLEANAQVVRVLRLVGARDQYIARAFVRRFTLRAFAGACAGAVAGVIGMLFLPGADTAGAFLTGLGFTGAGWLLPFILPPLVGLVAFFSTRYAALRKLREFR, translated from the coding sequence ATGTCTCCGGATGCACGATCTGACCGTGTGGTGCCGCCTTCGGGCCACACCGCCTGGCTGACATCCTTCACCGCCGCCGCGATGACCTTTCTCTGCGTTTTCGCGATGGCGCTGTCGCTGGCATCAGACCGGCTGGCCGGGCGCTGGTCGGATGCACTGGCGCGGACCTCGACGATCCGCCTTTCGGCGCCGCCCGCGCAGATGGAGCAGCAGACGGCGGCGATCCTGACGCTTCTGGCCGCGACGCCGGGGGTCGAAGCCGCCCGCGCCCTCACCGATGCGGAAAACCGCGCTTTGCTGGAACCCTGGTTCGGGGCCGAGCTGCCGGTCGAGGAACTGCCGCTGCCGCGCCTGATCGAGGTGACCGAGGCCGACCCTGGGTATGATGCCGAGGGGCTGCGCCAGAGGCTCAGCGCCGAGGCGCCCGGTGCAGTGCTCGATGATCATACCCGCTGGCGCCGTCCGCTGGCCGAGGCCGCCTCGAAGCTGCGGCTGCTGGGCCTGTTGTCGATCGTGCTGATCGGCACCGCTATGGCCGCGATGGTGACGCTGGCGGCAAGTGCCTCGCTTGAGGCCAATGCCCAGGTTGTGCGCGTCTTGCGGCTGGTGGGCGCCCGCGACCAGTATATTGCCCGCGCTTTCGTGCGGCGTTTCACGCTGCGGGCCTTTGCCGGCGCCTGTGCCGGTGCAGTGGCCGGGGTGATCGGCATGCTGTTCCTGCCTGGGGCCGATACTGCCGGCGCCTTCCTGACCGGTCTTGGTTTTACCGGCGCTGGCTGGCTTTTGCCCTTTATCCTGCCGCCGCTGGTCGGGCTCGTGGCTTTTTTCTCGACCCGCTATGCCGCCCTGCGCAAGCTGAGGGAATTCAGATGA
- the argH gene encoding argininosuccinate lyase produces MSTEDQSKAANQMWGGRFAEGPDAIMQAINASIGFDKRLYAQDIAGSRAHAAMLAAQGILTDSDAGVIREGLLTVLSEIEAGNFPFRVELEDIHLNIESRLTEIVGEAGKRLHTGRSRNDQVAVDFRLWVRDQCDAAISGLSALMRAFVAQAEQGVDWVMPGFTHLQTAQPVTWGHHMMAYVEMFARDRSRFEDARKRMNESPLGAAALAGTSFPIDRHMTAEALGFDRPTANSLDSVSDRDFALEFLSVASITAMHLSRFAEELVIWSSAQFRFVRLSDKWTTGSSIMPQKKNPDAAELLRAKLGRILGATVALFTIMKGLALTYSKDMQEDKEQVFDAADNLMLGLAAMTGMVSDMAANRDSLTLAAASGFSTATDLADWLVRRLNLPFREAHHVTGTLVGMAEKAGIDLPDLSLDQMQSVHPGITDEVFTVLGVENSVNSRVSYGGTAPVRVREQIARWKALLA; encoded by the coding sequence ATGTCTACTGAGGACCAGTCCAAAGCCGCAAACCAGATGTGGGGCGGGCGTTTTGCCGAAGGGCCGGATGCGATCATGCAGGCGATCAACGCCTCGATCGGATTCGACAAGCGGCTCTATGCCCAGGACATTGCTGGCTCGCGCGCCCATGCCGCGATGTTGGCGGCTCAGGGCATTCTTACCGATAGCGATGCCGGGGTGATCCGGGAAGGCCTCCTCACCGTCTTGTCAGAAATCGAGGCTGGTAATTTTCCGTTCCGGGTCGAGCTGGAGGATATCCACCTCAATATCGAAAGTCGCCTGACCGAGATCGTGGGCGAGGCGGGCAAGCGTTTGCATACCGGGCGGTCGAGAAATGACCAGGTTGCGGTCGATTTCCGCCTTTGGGTGCGTGATCAGTGCGATGCGGCGATTTCCGGTCTGAGCGCGCTGATGCGCGCCTTTGTCGCCCAGGCAGAGCAGGGGGTCGACTGGGTCATGCCGGGCTTTACCCATCTGCAAACTGCGCAGCCGGTGACCTGGGGCCATCACATGATGGCCTATGTCGAGATGTTTGCCCGCGACCGCTCGCGGTTCGAAGATGCGCGCAAACGTATGAATGAAAGCCCGCTGGGGGCCGCTGCCCTGGCCGGGACCAGCTTTCCGATAGACCGTCATATGACCGCCGAAGCGCTCGGTTTCGACCGTCCGACCGCGAACAGCCTTGATTCGGTATCAGATCGCGATTTCGCGCTGGAATTCCTGTCCGTGGCCTCGATCACTGCGATGCATCTGTCGCGGTTCGCCGAAGAGCTGGTGATCTGGTCCTCGGCGCAGTTCCGTTTCGTGCGTCTTTCCGACAAATGGACGACCGGCTCGTCGATCATGCCGCAAAAGAAAAACCCCGATGCGGCAGAGCTTTTGCGCGCTAAACTCGGACGTATTCTCGGCGCGACCGTTGCTTTGTTCACCATCATGAAGGGCCTTGCCCTGACCTATTCCAAGGATATGCAGGAAGACAAAGAGCAGGTCTTTGACGCGGCTGACAACCTTATGCTGGGCCTTGCGGCCATGACCGGTATGGTCTCGGATATGGCGGCGAACCGCGACAGCCTGACGCTCGCGGCGGCCTCCGGCTTCTCGACCGCGACCGATCTGGCGGACTGGCTGGTCCGCCGCCTGAACCTGCCCTTCCGCGAAGCGCATCACGTCACCGGCACCCTGGTCGGCATGGCGGAAAAAGCGGGGATCGACCTGCCGGATCTGAGCCTTGACCAGATGCAATCCGTTCACCCTGGCATCACGGATGAGGTCTTCACTGTGCTGGGCGTAGAAAATTCGGTCAATTCGCGCGTGTCTTATGGCGGAACCGCGCCGGTCAGGGTGCGCGAACAGATCGCGCGCTGGAAAGCGCTGCTCGCCTGA
- a CDS encoding response regulator transcription factor yields the protein MAQLRKILLVDDDDDLREALSEQLVMTEDFDVFEGRTGAEGMEKAKAAIYDLVILDVGLPDTDGRELCRRMRKSGVKCPIMMLTGHDTDADTILGLDSGANDYVTKPFKFPVLLARIRAQLRTHEQSEDAVFQLGPYSFRPAQKLLVDEKDKKIRLTEKETNILKFLYRAQSGVVARDVLLHEVWGYNAGVTTHTLETHIYRLRQKIEPDPSNARLLVTESGGYRLVA from the coding sequence ATGGCCCAGCTTCGCAAAATTCTTCTGGTGGATGACGATGACGACCTGCGGGAAGCCTTGTCTGAACAATTGGTGATGACTGAGGATTTCGACGTCTTCGAGGGGCGCACTGGCGCCGAGGGGATGGAGAAGGCCAAGGCCGCGATCTATGACCTGGTGATTCTCGACGTCGGGCTGCCCGATACCGATGGGCGCGAGCTGTGCCGCCGGATGCGCAAATCCGGCGTGAAATGCCCGATCATGATGCTGACCGGTCACGATACCGATGCCGATACCATTCTGGGGCTTGATTCCGGCGCGAATGATTATGTGACCAAACCGTTCAAATTCCCGGTGCTTCTGGCGCGGATCCGGGCGCAGCTGCGCACCCATGAACAGTCGGAAGACGCGGTGTTCCAGCTTGGGCCCTACAGCTTCCGTCCGGCGCAAAAGCTTTTGGTGGATGAGAAGGACAAGAAGATCCGCCTGACCGAGAAAGAGACCAATATCCTGAAATTCCTCTACCGCGCGCAATCGGGCGTGGTGGCACGCGATGTGCTGTTGCATGAGGTCTGGGGCTATAATGCCGGGGTCACGACCCATACGCTTGAGACGCATATCTACCGGCTGCGGCAGAAGATCGAGCCCGATCCCTCGAACGCGCGGCTGCTGGTGACCGAGAGCGGCGGCTACAGGCTTGTGGCGTGA
- a CDS encoding lysophospholipid acyltransferase family protein, translating to MIVFRWLLSLIFVIQMYVMLAVVAVLFAPWALMSRDGAFAACHFYARWVIASVRILCGLRTEIRGEVPQDEVIVAAKHQSFFDILVIFGTLPRPKFIMKRELIYTPFLGQYALRIGCIPVDRGRRGAAIAKMKADVAKGSADPGQLVIYPQGTRVAPGVVKPYKAGSGLLYQQLGQPCVPVATNVGVFWPKRSILRKPGVAVIEFLPRIAPGLPLPEFLARIEDEIESNSNRLMAEAGFRLTPVSPPSAPPSAPQD from the coding sequence ATGATCGTGTTTCGCTGGCTGTTGTCGCTGATTTTCGTGATCCAGATGTATGTCATGCTGGCCGTGGTCGCGGTGCTCTTCGCACCCTGGGCGCTGATGTCGCGTGACGGCGCCTTTGCCGCCTGCCATTTCTACGCCCGCTGGGTGATCGCCTCGGTGCGGATCCTGTGCGGCCTGCGCACCGAGATCCGTGGTGAAGTGCCGCAGGACGAGGTGATCGTCGCCGCAAAACATCAGAGCTTTTTCGACATTCTGGTGATTTTCGGCACGTTGCCGCGCCCGAAATTCATCATGAAACGCGAGCTGATTTATACGCCTTTCCTCGGGCAATATGCGCTCAGGATCGGCTGTATCCCGGTTGATCGCGGCCGGCGTGGTGCGGCGATCGCGAAGATGAAAGCGGATGTGGCGAAGGGAAGCGCGGATCCGGGGCAGCTGGTGATCTACCCGCAGGGCACCCGCGTCGCGCCGGGGGTGGTCAAGCCATATAAAGCCGGATCCGGGCTGCTTTATCAACAGCTTGGCCAGCCCTGTGTGCCGGTGGCAACCAATGTTGGGGTCTTCTGGCCAAAGCGCAGCATCCTGCGCAAACCGGGCGTTGCGGTGATAGAATTCCTGCCGCGCATCGCGCCGGGGCTCCCCCTGCCCGAGTTTCTTGCGCGTATCGAGGACGAGATCGAAAGCAATTCCAACAGGCTGATGGCCGAGGCCGGTTTTCGCCTGACGCCGGTCTCGCCGCCCTCAGCGCCACCTTCTGCGCCGCAGGACTGA
- the lysA gene encoding diaminopimelate decarboxylase, with product MDHFLYQGGILHAEEVAIPEIAAEVGTPFYVYSTATLTRHFRLFSEALSPLPHLVCFAIKSLSNVAVLKVLGDLGAGMDVVSKGEYLRAKAAGVPGERIVFSGVGKTRDEIRTALEGGIRQFNVESEPEMRAISEIATELGKLAPITVRVNPDVDAKTHAKIATGKSENKFGIPIARAREVYAEAAKLPGLKVVGIDVHIGSQLTELAPFEAAFDKVAELTEVLRADGHEITRLDLGGGLGIPYTRSNEAPPLPVEYGQMIRRKLGHLGCEIEIEPGRLISGNSGILVSEVIYVKNGEGRDFLILDAAMNDLVRPSMYDAWHDIVPVVEGAPGDPTQPFDVVGPVCETGDTFAKARDLPLLSDGDLVAFRSAGAYGAVMASEYNTRPLIPEVLVNGHQFAVIRERPTFDEILARDRLPAWMKDQ from the coding sequence ATGGATCATTTCCTTTACCAGGGCGGTATTCTTCATGCCGAGGAAGTGGCGATCCCCGAGATCGCGGCCGAGGTCGGCACGCCGTTCTATGTCTATTCCACCGCGACCCTGACCCGCCATTTCCGCCTGTTTTCCGAGGCGCTGTCGCCGCTGCCGCATCTGGTGTGTTTCGCGATCAAATCGCTGTCGAATGTCGCGGTGCTCAAGGTGCTGGGCGATCTTGGTGCCGGGATGGATGTGGTCTCGAAAGGGGAATATCTGCGTGCGAAAGCCGCTGGCGTGCCGGGCGAACGCATTGTTTTTTCAGGCGTTGGCAAGACCCGTGACGAGATCCGTACCGCGCTGGAAGGCGGTATCCGCCAGTTCAACGTGGAATCTGAGCCCGAGATGCGGGCAATTTCTGAAATCGCGACTGAACTGGGCAAGCTGGCCCCGATCACCGTCCGCGTGAACCCCGATGTCGACGCGAAAACCCATGCCAAGATCGCAACCGGCAAGTCCGAGAACAAATTTGGCATCCCCATTGCCCGCGCGCGCGAGGTCTATGCCGAGGCTGCGAAGCTTCCGGGCCTGAAAGTCGTCGGCATCGACGTGCATATCGGCAGTCAGCTGACCGAGCTCGCGCCGTTTGAGGCCGCTTTCGACAAGGTGGCCGAACTGACCGAAGTGCTGCGCGCGGACGGGCATGAGATCACCCGGCTCGACCTTGGCGGCGGGCTGGGCATTCCTTACACGCGCTCGAATGAGGCGCCGCCTCTGCCGGTCGAATATGGCCAGATGATCCGGCGCAAGCTCGGCCATCTCGGCTGCGAGATCGAGATCGAGCCGGGACGGCTGATTTCCGGCAATTCCGGCATCCTCGTCTCAGAGGTCATCTATGTGAAAAACGGCGAGGGGCGGGATTTCCTGATCCTCGACGCCGCGATGAATGATCTGGTGCGCCCGTCGATGTATGACGCCTGGCACGATATCGTGCCGGTGGTTGAGGGGGCGCCAGGTGATCCGACGCAACCCTTCGACGTGGTCGGCCCGGTCTGCGAGACCGGCGACACTTTCGCGAAAGCCCGCGATCTGCCGCTGCTGAGCGACGGCGATCTGGTCGCCTTCCGGTCGGCGGGGGCCTATGGCGCGGTGATGGCCAGCGAATACAATACCCGCCCGCTGATTCCCGAAGTTCTTGTCAATGGGCATCAATTCGCTGTCATTCGGGAACGCCCTACCTTTGACGAAATCCTCGCGCGCGATAGACTGCCCGCGTGGATGAAGGATCAGTAA
- a CDS encoding zinc-ribbon domain-containing protein: MLLACPNCDARYDVPDSAIPEAGRDVQCSNCGHAWFQLPAESLSDGMAGAFAEDLTGADFADTSGGEGNTAERSAKNYEAAAVSRGPNVVAGISDVPEAEVSQQRAAPVHSADQFGADLTGTDALKAALAGKAAATPVAPPAPAPEPVRRDLDEAVLEILREEAEREASARKAEAQRNTNRRAEADTGLQSQPELSIPAPTPEMTAQQKRLAMLRGEDLDEPDPEPARPTARRDLLPDVEEINSTLQPDDNRFDPEAEVDSLPDLTRGSFRTGFLLAILVLVIAALLYVFSDRIVAAVPALEGALQAYVLFVDNLRNWLNSLMDDATQALTGDPQTGG; this comes from the coding sequence ATGTTACTGGCATGTCCAAATTGTGACGCCAGATACGATGTGCCGGATAGTGCGATCCCGGAGGCCGGGCGCGACGTTCAGTGCTCGAATTGCGGCCATGCCTGGTTCCAATTGCCGGCTGAGTCGCTCTCAGACGGTATGGCTGGTGCCTTTGCGGAAGATCTGACAGGTGCTGATTTCGCCGACACCTCCGGCGGCGAAGGCAATACTGCTGAAAGATCAGCAAAAAATTACGAGGCGGCCGCTGTTTCAAGAGGGCCCAATGTCGTCGCGGGTATCTCAGATGTGCCGGAGGCGGAGGTCTCGCAACAACGCGCAGCCCCCGTGCACAGCGCCGACCAGTTTGGCGCCGACCTGACTGGCACCGATGCGCTGAAAGCCGCACTGGCCGGCAAGGCTGCGGCCACGCCGGTCGCTCCCCCGGCCCCTGCGCCAGAGCCGGTGCGCCGTGACCTGGACGAAGCTGTGCTGGAAATCCTGCGCGAAGAAGCCGAACGCGAGGCCAGCGCCCGCAAAGCCGAAGCGCAGCGCAACACAAATCGCCGGGCCGAGGCCGATACCGGGCTGCAATCGCAGCCCGAGCTGTCAATACCCGCGCCCACGCCGGAAATGACCGCCCAGCAAAAGCGCCTGGCCATGCTGCGCGGCGAAGATCTCGACGAGCCGGATCCCGAACCCGCCCGCCCGACGGCGCGGCGCGATCTCTTGCCCGATGTCGAGGAAATCAATTCCACATTGCAGCCCGATGACAACCGCTTCGATCCCGAAGCCGAGGTGGATTCGCTGCCGGATCTGACCCGGGGCAGTTTCCGCACCGGCTTCCTTCTGGCGATTCTGGTGCTGGTGATCGCAGCGCTGCTCTATGTTTTTTCCGACCGTATCGTCGCGGCGGTACCGGCGCTGGAAGGCGCATTGCAGGCCTATGTTCTCTTTGTCGACAACCTGCGCAACTGGCTCAATTCGCTGATGGATGATGCGACTCAGGCTCTGACAGGCGATCCGCAGACCGGCGGCTGA
- a CDS encoding exodeoxyribonuclease III gives MSFTLATWNINSVRLREGLVSKLLSEGAPDVLCLQEIKTPIDKFPTEGFAALGYRYLVARGQKGYNGVAILSKLPLEDAGDRDYAALGHARHVAAKLENGVTIHNFYVPAGGDIPDRAQNVKFGQKLDFLTEMRDAFHADRPEKAILVGDLNIAPREDDVWSHKQLLKIVSHTPIEVEHLGAAQDAGKWVDITRQDITEGKLYSWWSYRAADWDGADKGRRLDHIWATPDISNAGHGSKILRAARGWEQPSDHVPVFATFDL, from the coding sequence ATGAGCTTTACCCTTGCCACCTGGAACATCAATTCCGTGCGCCTGCGCGAAGGGCTGGTGTCAAAGCTTTTGTCAGAAGGCGCGCCGGATGTGCTTTGCCTGCAGGAGATCAAGACACCGATCGACAAATTCCCGACCGAAGGCTTCGCGGCGCTTGGCTATCGCTACCTGGTGGCGCGTGGGCAGAAGGGGTATAACGGTGTTGCGATCCTGTCGAAACTGCCGCTCGAAGATGCGGGGGATCGCGATTATGCGGCACTTGGCCATGCACGGCACGTGGCGGCAAAGCTGGAAAATGGCGTGACCATCCATAATTTCTATGTGCCGGCGGGAGGTGATATTCCCGACCGGGCGCAGAATGTGAAATTTGGCCAGAAGCTCGATTTCCTGACCGAGATGCGGGATGCCTTCCATGCTGACCGACCGGAGAAGGCGATCCTTGTCGGCGATCTGAATATTGCGCCGCGCGAGGATGATGTCTGGAGCCATAAGCAGCTCCTGAAGATCGTGAGCCACACGCCCATCGAAGTCGAGCATCTGGGTGCTGCGCAGGATGCGGGGAAATGGGTCGATATCACCCGTCAGGATATTACTGAAGGCAAGCTCTATTCCTGGTGGAGCTACCGTGCCGCAGACTGGGATGGGGCCGATAAGGGGCGACGTCTGGATCATATCTGGGCGACACCCGATATCTCGAATGCCGGCCACGGGTCAAAAATCCTGCGCGCGGCGCGCGGCTGGGAGCAACCCTCGGATCACGTCCCGGTCTTCGCGACATTCGATCTGTAA